In Fischerella sp. PCC 9605, the genomic window ATTTAAATAAAAACACATAATCATTTAAGTATGGAAATCCCAAGTTTTTACATTGTCCAGTCATATTAGCTTTAATTTCAAATCAATTATCTGTGTTCGTGTTTGTGCATCTTTGGCTCAAAATCACCGATAATCCGACTTTTTTACCACACTTTCTTAACTCTTTCCCTCTTTTCTCTATACACCCTCCGTACTCGGCACTTCCATATAAATATAATTTTTACAGAACAAATAAAACTGTTTTGTGTTGATTTGCAGATAATTTACTGCCATGTATATTCATGAATAAAATATACGAGGATTATTTGGAATATAATAATCACTCAATTCTTTGTTTTGTTGACTGGAGAAACTAATGGGTCGCGCCAAAAAGGTTGTCTTGGCATATTCTGGCGGAGTAGATACATCAGTGTGCATTCCCTACCTTAAGCATGAGTGGGGCGTGGAAGAAGTGATTACCCTAGCAGCAGACTTGGGCCAGGGGGATGAATTGGAACCAGTCCGAGAAAAAGCCTTGAAATCAGGTGCAAGTGAATCGTTGGTAGCCGATGTCAAAGAAACCTTTGTGAAAGATTATGCTTTTCCTGCTATTCAAGCCAATGCTCTTTACGAGGGCTGCTATCCTCTAGCAACAGCGCTTGCTCGTCCACTGATTGCTAAGGTATTAGTAGAAACCGCAGAAAAATATGGTGCTGATGCGATCGCTCACGGCTGTACTGGTAAGGGTAACGATCAGGTGCGCTTTGATGTTGCCGTTGCAGCCCTTAATCCCCATCTCAAAATTCTCGCACCTGCGCGGGAATGGGGAATGAGTCGCGAGCAAACTATCGCCTACGGAGAACAGTTTGGCATCCCCGCACCAGTCAAAAAATCTTCTCCCTACAGTATTGATCGGAATTTACTTGGTCGGAGCATTGAAGCAGGTATTTTGGAAGATCCAGCAGTAGAACCACCAGAAGAAATTTATTTGATGACAAAAGCGATCGCTCACGCTCCCGATGAACCAGAGTACATTGAAATTGGTTTTACTAGAGGCATTCCTACTAGCCTTAACGGCGAAGCAAAAAACTCGATTGAGCTAATTGAACAAATCAATCAGGTCGCAGGAAGGCATGGTGTCGGGCGCATCGACATGATTGAAAACCGCTTGGTAGGGATTAAATCGCGGGAAATCTACGAATCCCCTGCGATGGTAGTGTTAATTCAAGCGCATCGCGATTTGGAAAGTCTGACATTGACGGCAGATGTCACCCATTACAAACGTGGGATTGAAGAATCTTACAGCCAATTGATTTACAACGGTTTGTGGTATAGTCCCTTGAAAGCAGCCCTTGATGCTTTTATTCAAAAAACCCAAGAGCAAGTGTCTGGTACTGTGCGGGTGAAGTTATTCAAAGGTAACGCTGCGATCGTTGGGCGTCGTTCTGAAAATTCTTTGTACACTCCTGATTTGGCAACCTACGGGGCTGAAGACCAATTTGACCATAAAGCAGCTGAAGGCTTTATCTATGTTTGGGGTCTGCCTACTCGGATTTGGGCACAGCAAGGTAAGAGATAGGAAGTAGGGGGATTGGGAATTGGGGATTGGGAATTGAAGTACTGATTTTTCCTATGCCCCATGCCCATTGCCCATCACTCCAAACCCCACCGCCCCAACATGATTTTTACTCTCCGGCTGTACGATTAACTTGACGAGCTTCCAACCACAAAGGAATAGCGATTATAGCTACAACAATTAGTAAGGCCGCGATCGCAAATTTACTTACCCAGGCAACCAATTGTTCTAGGGAGATAATTCTTCCTGCAAAAAAAGCTAGTGTCACCATTACACTAGCCCACGTACTTGCTCCTGCCAGATTGTATAGACAGAATTTTCCGAAAGGCATTTCGGCTATACCAGCTAGTGGTGCTGCAAAAATACGCAGCAAGGCTAAAAAACGCCCAAAAAATACAGCTTTCGCTGCATTATCACTAAATTGTTCTTTGATATTCAAAAGTCGGGTTTCTGAGATCCTAAACAGGCTACCGAGTCGCACAAGCATCGACCAGCCGCCTATTCTACCAACCCAATAACCAAAAATTCCGCCAATCACGGCTCCTGCAATCGCATCACCTAGAACTAGCCAGTAGTTGAGTTCATGACTACCGGCTAGGAACCCACCTACTAGGGTTACGGTTTCACCAGGAATGGGAATGCCCAAATTCTCTAATAAAATTCCCAAAAAAACTGCCCAGTATCCGTATTGATGGGCAATTTCTTGGATATTTTCTAGCGAGATGAATTCCAAAGACATTCAGCACCGCAGCCTTTACAAATTTTTACTTTTACTATATCTTGGCTCGTTTTCTAGTGGTGTGTCAATCGAGCCGGTAAGAAACAGATAAACTGCAATCAAATTTCTGTGAAGTTTAAGGAACTTTCATGGATACTCATAAGTCTATAGCGAGTATTCTCTTTTAGAGGCAAGACATTTATTACACAGTATTTAAGTAAATTTAACTAGTTATATTTTGAGCTAATGCCGTAACACTCAAGATTTGATGCAGCTTATTCTATAAATAAGCTTTTTGTTGAGCAATTATAAATTAGTATTTCTTAATTTAAATTTACACATACAAGTTGAGTAATATCTACCACATCAGTAGACATACAGAGACAAAGCAAATGTTTTTATTAAAAATTTATAAAAATCTAGGGTTTTTATAAAAATTTTGTAAAAGATACGGTTACTACTGAAATTCTTTAGCGGTTATGCCTATATTGGGGAAAGCTAACACAAATTATACGGCATGAATACTGAACTATTTATCTCAACCGCATTGCTGTAAGTTACCAATTAGCTGGTTAATTCAGTGGGTTTGCGGTTGCAAGAAAAACAGTTTTTATGCCTTTTTTCTGTTTTGTTTAAGTGTTTCAACTACCCAGTTAAATTCATGACTCTAATATCAGAACGTCAGATAATTTTGTTTAAACCCCAAGGACGCATAGACTTACAGGGTGGTATGGCTTTAAGCGAAAAGATGGCTGGAATTTTACCCCAGAAGAATCAACTCTGGGTGATCGATTTGGCTGAAGTTGATTTTATGGATAGTTCTGGGTTAGTTTCTTTGGTACAAGGATTGAAAGCTGCGCGTCAAAGTGGTTGTCGTCTGGTACTTTGCAACGTCCAAGCATCGGTGAGGTTAATTTTGGAACTCACCCAACTAGATTCGGTATTTGAAATTTTCCACTCTTACGATGACATTCATTGTATTGTCAATAAAAGCAGTCTAATGCTAGTGGGTTAAGTTATTAATCCCTACAGGAAATCAATGGTTAGGTCAAGCACTGGCTTTGCAGTTAGCTAGCCTTTACAAAGCTTTGGCTAGCTAAAGCAAGTGCATTGAAGAATAACCAAAGTTTATTCAAAGTAAATCTTAAGTCCCTTGTAAACCAAACTTCACAAGGTAAGTAGATAGTGGTATGGCTAAAGATAGCGGAAGATTGTAAATAAACTGATATAGAAGCCGACGCCCATTAGATCAATCTGGGGAAAAATTGGCGATCGCTTAGTTTGTAATGCAATTAATCTTGCGATCGTGTTTACCCTCCAAATTTTTCGGCTAGAGCCATTACTTCACCAAAGAGTATTTTTTTTGACTGTGAGTACCACTGATTACAAAAAATTATCACTTATAGTGACTCACAACTGCTGTGCCCTATGCTGACGTAGCCAGAACAAGTTTAAGCATTTTGCACTGTAGAAATATTACTTTCCTCAGATGCTGCCCGTTGGAAATTTGGCAAATCGACGCCGCTGTGAGAAGCTGTGCGGGTTTTCAGTGCCAAACGATAACTTACGCTTTGCAGTTCTGCTTGCAACTGGCGGTTTTCTCTTTGTAGCATTGCTACTTTCTCTCTAATTGGAGCCATACGCTCCTCAAACTTACGACGATAAATTTGCGGCAATTCCTGTACTACTTGCTCTAGCATCCGACTGCGATCGCTCAGTTCTTGCACTGACTGCCGCAATTGGTAAATTTCGGTATCCCGACTTGCTATTTGTTCTTGATAAAAAGCCACCTGTTGCTCCACGGCTTGCAGTTGTTCTCGCAAAGCTTGAAGCTCATTTTGATGGCGCTCAGATACTTCTGGCTGGGGTATAAAGTTAGTATTGCCCTTCACCAATCGGAAGAGTTCTTGAGACAGCTGTTGCACCAATTGATCGCGAAGCTGCAATTCTTGACGCAACTTCGACACTTCTGTAGATAGAGCTTGAATAGTGGAGGTATCAGTTTGGCTCACGGTGGCAACTAGCTCCAGTTAAGAATCTTTCCACTTTTGGGTATAAATGCGGTTGTACTGCTTTTGGCAAGTACTTCTAAGTACTTGTTAATTTAGCATTCTCGGAGAAATCGGCAAGTAGGAAAAAGAAATTTTTTTTACTTTTTTAAAGAATTAATTGTTAGCGGTTAGTAGATAGTGGTTAGTAGATAAAACAACTAGCCACTAACCACTAACTACTAACTACTAACCCAGATTATGCTGCTTCTGTAGTAGATTTTGGTTGTTGCACTTCTTGATTGATTGTCAGATAGCGAATTACTTCTTCGCTCAAACGCATAGCGCGTTCTAAGACAGCAATCATTTTTCCAGGTCCAGTGTAATTCATCTGGATATAAATGCCATCCCGGTGCTTTTTAATTTCATAAGCCAAACGACGCTTACCGCGATTCTGAATTTGGATATTTTCAGCACCTTGTTCCCGAAGCAAGTTCTCGTATTTAGAAATTGCTTGTTCTACCTGCTCGTCTCCCAAGTCAGGACGCAGGATGTACATTGTTTCATAACCTGTCTGCACGGTTCCAATCTCCTTATGGACAATATGGCTGCTGATTTTGACCGGTAATTGCTGTGATTTTTCATACAATGACCTATCAACATCGAAAGCAACAAGGACTTATAATCTTACCAGTTTTCAATTTTAATGCTTGGCCAAATCTACCAAATTAGTCATTAGTCTCTAGACTATTAACGGACACTGAAAGACAATTTGACCAGAAACAGAGGATATTCATCAAGGCTATGGCACAGCGCTATGTGCGAGTTCAGAATTTAGAAGGGCAAATTTATTATGGGTTGTTACAACTATCCCTAAAAGTGCAACTACTGGATGCACCGCCCTGGTTACAAGGTCAACCTACAGATATGATTTTAGAATCAGATCATTATCAAATATTAGCTCCCTGCGCACCCTCGAAAATTATAGCAGTGGGGAAAAATTATGCAGAGCATGCGGCGGAAATGGAAACTGAAGTACCTCCTGAACCGCTAATTTTTATGAAGCCACCTACATCTGTGATTGCTTCGCTTGAGGAAATTCAGTATCCGCATCAGTCACAACGAGTAGACTATGAAGGAGAATTGGCATTAGTAATTGGCGATCGCGCTGCTGATTGCACACCAGAAGAAGCCCAAATGAAAATTTGGGGTTACACAATCGCCAATGATGTGACTGCGCGAGACTTACAACGAAAAGATGGTCAATGGACGCGAGCCAAAAGTTTTGATACTTTTTGTCCCCTTGGCCCGTGGATTGTCCGCGAATTAAGTCCAGGAGCAAGACTACAGACATTCTTAAATGAAAGCACCACTCCTGTGCAATCTGCCAGTATTGACCAAATGGTGTTTTCTCCGGATTTTCTTGTGTCTTACATCAGTAAAGTGATGACACTGTTGCCGGGTGATGTGGTGCTAACGGGTACGCCTTTTGGGGTGGGGCCGTTAAAAATAGGCGATCGCGTCCGTGTCGAAATAGAAGGCATTGGTCGCCTGGAAAACACAGTGGTAGCTCGTGATTAGCTAGCGCGGCAGTTGCGTGTATACTGCATTAGAAATTGCGGGAATTTCTGCGTAACGCCCCAACAAAGACTGAATGACAGAATAAACAACCGCTATCACTATGCCTAGAAAGATAGTGGTTGCTACTGTTTGCAATGCAAAACTCAAACCAGGAAGTGCGACAAGTCGTAACAGAATGCTACACAGATACACAATAATGTTTAACAATAGCGCCTGCAAGGTATTAAAACGAATAAAATGATTAATTTTTTCGTTTCTTACCACCAACAAAAACAAAGCAAAGAAAATAATCAATTCGCCATAAGGTCCTAAGATACTGTAAATGACAAGTATGGGTTCAAGTGGTAAAAACAATATTCTTAGTGCTGGGAACTGTTGGAATAAAGAGAAGCCGAATCCCAGTGCGCCAATCAAAGGCAATAAATAAGGCAAGCAGGCAAAAATTCTGTCTTGAACCGTCGTAGACCCGCGCCAAGCCATACCGCGTTCTCCTGTCGTTAAAATTCAATAGTCACATGACCCTAGAATAACGCAGTTAAGTTCTTTATTATTTTTGTTAGTAGTTGGTGGTTAGTAGTTGGTAGTTGGTGGTTGGTCTTTGCTTTTTCCGACACGCTTTACTCCGCTACCCTATGGGAAGTCGCTGTGCGCTGAGAGTGCAGGGTACAAAAAACAACACACAACACACAACAAACAGATTACACTCATTCAATGTTAACAATACGGAAACCCATCATACACTCATACTGGTCTGGCTGCTTTTCGGTGATTTTACTGATGATATGACCGCAGCGCAATTGACCTTGACGCCATCGCGGTTGACCGCTACTATCGGCGAGCAAACAAGATTGGCAAACTTGCTGAGGGGCAAGGATTTGATCTTCAATCAAAATTACTAGCATCCAATCCCTCCTGTAAATCCTCAAAGTTCCCTATATTTTCCCTTGAACTGTTATTTTGGATATATATTCTGAGTGAGATTAGGAGAAAGCCAAAGAGCAACTTTCCATCTTTAATTGGAAAGGTGTGGTTGATAGCAACTCAAGAAGAATTATCTAAGTTGATTTTACTTTAATTGTACGTTGAATATCTAAATCTGTAGTAAAAAACAATACATAAATTTACGATCGCCAATTGCAATCGGTAATGGAATGGGGAATGGGGAATTGGGCATTGGGAATCGGGTATTGGGAATCGGGCCGAAGTGAATTGGGATTTAACGTTATCTTTGCCCTATGCTCCATGCTCTTTGCCCCTTCCAGCATAGCTGTCTTCTTCCAACAAACAACTCATTAAATTAACAATCCTCGATATGAAAGCAAGCGTCAAACCGAATTTTTATGCTCAAAACCGATGGTTGGCTTTGAGCATATACCGAGAGCTTTTATGATTATTAATGCACTGTTCAACATGTGTCTAATAATTAAGAAGTGAGTTGCGTCTTTAGTTATTTGTCATTGCTCATTGGTTATTAGTTAGTGCTTGGTTGGAAAAACTAACAAACAACAAGCAACAAACAATCAGCAAAAGACAAAGGACAATTACCAACGGTTGTGCAAATTTCTATAAGGATAACGAAAGTGTCTGTGACTAATTCAGATTTTCTTGCCTCCGCCGATCCTACTGTTGCGGGGTTAATAAACCAAGAACTACAGCGTCAACGTGACCACTTGGAGTTGATTGCTAGTGAAAACTTTACCTCTGCAGCTGTATTAGCTGCACAGGGTTCAGTGCTTACCAATAAATATGCTGAGGGCTTGCCTGGTAAGCGTTACTATGGTGGTTGTGAATTCATAGACCAAATTGAGCAGGTAGCTATAGACCGTGCCAAGCAACTGTTTGGTGCTGCTCATGCAAATGTGCAACCCCATTCTGGTGCACAAGCTAATTTTGCTGTGTTTTTGAGCCTCTTGGAGCCAGGGGACACAATCATGGGGATGGATTTGTCTCACGGCGGACACCTGACCCACGGTTCACCAGTGAATGTGTCAGGAAAGTGGTTTAAAGTTGTTCATTACGGTGTCAGTCGGGAAACAGAACAACTAGACTACGACCAAGTTCGGGAGCAGGCGCTAAGGGAGCGTCCTAAGCTGCTGATTTGTGGCTATTCTGCCTATCCTCGCGTGATTGATTTTGAAAAATTCCGCAGTATTGCTGATGAAGTAGGAGCATACTTACTGGCAGACATTGCCCACATCGCCGGTTTAGTAGCAAGCGGTTTGCACCCCAACCCTATTTCCTCTTGTGATGTAGTAACAACTACTACTCATAAAACCCTACGTGGGCCTAGGGGTGGTTTAATCATGACCCGTGACCCAGAATTGGGTAAAAAACTCGATAAAGCAGTTTTCCCTGGCACTCAAGGTGGGCCCTTAGAACATGTCATTGCTGCTAAAGCAGTGGCTTTTGGAGAAGCCCTTAAGCCAGAATTTAAAACCTATTCTGCCCAAGTCATTGAAAATGCTCGTGCCTTGGCCGCACAACTACAAAATCGCAGCTTTAAGCTAGTATCAAATGGGACAGATAATCATTTGATGCTCGTTGATTTACGTAGCATTGGCATGACAGGCAAACGAGCAGACCAGCTGCTGGGTGATGTGAATATTACCGCCAATAAAAACACAGTTCCCTTCGATCCAGAGTCGCCATTTGTGACTAGTGGTTTGAGATTGGGTTCTCCAGCTGTAACAACACGGGGTATGGGAGTAGCAGAATTTACAGAGATTGGTAATATTATTGCCGATCGCCTGTTGAATCCAGATTCTGAGAGTGTTGCCGAAGATTGCCGGCGACGGGTGGCAGCATTGTGCGATCGCTTCCCCTTGTACCCTCATCTGGTAATTCCCGTACCAGCTTTAGCATAAGGAACCGTTAGTAGTTAGTGGATAGTGGATAGTGGATAGTGGTTAGTAGTCAACATCCAAATCCAAATTACTGACTACAAACAACCACCAACCAACTACTAACTACTAACTACTAACAATCCCAATTCCCCAATTTCATGAGTGCAGAAATAATTTGTGTTGGTACTGAACTGCTGCTGGGAAACATCCTGAACAGCAACTCTCAATATTTGGCAATTCAGTTAGCGAAATTGGGTATACCTCATTACTATCAAACAGTGGTAGGAGATAACCCACAGAGACTAAAGCATGTTATGGAAATTGCTAGTCAAAGATCGGAAATATTAATTTTTACTGGCGGTCTTGGCCCTACACCAGATGACCTTACCTGCGAAAGTATCGCCGATTTTTTTGGCGTTCCTTTGGTAGAACGTCCCGAAATCATTGAGGATATTGCCCGCAAATATGCTCAACGCCGTCGGCAAATGACACCTAGCAATCGCAAGCAAGCTTTAATACCTCAAGGGGCAGAAATTTTACTTAACCCCACTGGCACGGCACCAGGTATTATCTGGCAACCTCATCCGGGGTTAACAATTTTTACTTTCCCTGGGGTGCCCAGTGAAATGCAGCGGATGTGGTCAGAAACAGCAGTACCTTATCTGCAAAGCCTCGGTTGGGGCAAGGAAATCATTTATAGTCGGATGTTAAAGTTTTGGGGCATTCCTGAATCTGCTTTAGCAGAAAAAGTTGCAGCTTATCTCTACTTGCCTAACCCAACAGTAGCACCCTATGCCAGTAAGGGGGAAGTTAAGTTACGAGTTTCGGCAAAAGCAACTTCTGAAGCTGAAGCGCAGGAATTGATTGCACCTGTAGAGAAACAACTCAAAGAAATTGCTGGGTTGGATTATTATGGTGCTGATGATGACACGCTTGCTTCCGTGGTAGGTCAGTTATTACGTGAGTTGGGAGAAACTCTTTCTGTGGCAGAATCTTGCACTGGCGGCGGACTAGGGCAGATGTTGACAGAAATTTCTGGTAGTTCTGATTACTTTTGGGGTGGAGTCATTTCCTATGACAACTCAGTGAAAGTAGGGCTTTTGGGGGTTAATCAGGAAGACTTGGCAGAATTTGGGGCCGTAAGTGCTACTGTAGCAGAGCAAATGGCCGCAGGAGTGCGATCGCGTCTTGGCACTAGTTGGGGACTGAGTATTACTGGTATTGCCGGGCCAACTGGGGGTACCGAAGCGAAGCCAGTGGGTTTGGTTTACATCGGTTTAGCAGCGCCAGATGACAAGGTGGAAAGTTTTGAATATCGCTTTGGTGCAGGTCGGAGTCGGTCTTTAGTTCGTCATCTTAGTGCCTGTACTGCTTTGGATAATCTGCGGCGGAAGTTACTGACAAGATCGCAGTAAATTTCTTGCAGAAGTGGGGTAAGGGGAAAAGGATGGGAAGATTCCTTTCTCATTTACCCTTTTACTCTTGCCTCTATTTTTATTAGAGATCTATTGATTACTACGAGCTATAGGAATCCGGTTTGATGATTGAAAAAACCTAAGTACCCGTAGGGTGTGCGATCGGCGAGAGTACGGCACCAAAAACATAGAATGGTGCGTTACGCTAAAGGCTAACGCAACGGCAATAAAGGGGGAGGAAAATCCACACCCCTTTTTGCCTCCCCTACGTATCTTTTCAAAAATCAAATACTAGTCCTATAGTACTTAATGGTTTTACAAAAGTTAATAAACTGTTTTGCGTAAAAGCCTGAGAAACATTTGATTATCTATATAGCAACTGATAAACAATAATTCACTCTGCAAGTATTTTTAGCAATTAGGGAGAAAAAATGCATCTTTCTTATCGTGGCACTCGTTATCAATCTCAGGCTAATCAATTACAAACTTCAGACAATAATAAAGAGGGTAATTACCGAGGAAATGCTTACAAAATTGCTAAGGCTATAGATGCTCAAGCTCAAAAATGCTCTCAACTAAAATATCGTGGAGTTAATTATAAAAATTGCGTAGGCTAAATTATCTTTTTTGAATTAATTGTCAGTCAAATATATATGTAGAGACGCATGCACCACAGATTTTTCTGTAGGATAATTTTGCGTCTCTATATGATTTATGTGTTTTTTTCTGAAATATATTTGGTAATTGTAGCTTAATAACTCCTCAAAATTATAGAAACGCTTGATTATTTGAACTATTGCGATTGCCCTCTGTAGTATATATAGTCGCTGCATAACTTTAAAAATCAACGTAAATACCCTTATGACTGTTATCGTCTTTGGCAGCATCAATATAGATTTAGTAGCAACTGCACCCCGATTACCACTTCCTGGAGAAACGCTGCTAGGACATCATTTTTTTAAAGCAGCAGGCGGTAAAGGTGCAAATCAAGCGGTAGCATTGGCAAAATTGGGAATTCCTACTCAGATAGTGGGACGTGTAGGCGCACAGGGTTTTGGCACAGAACTTATAAATAGTTTGCAAGCTGCTGGTGTGCAAACTGAAAATGTATTCATGGATGAAACAATTAGTTCTGGCGTTGCGATTATTACTGTTTATGATGCAGGCGAAAATCAAATTATTGTTATTCCTGGTGCAAACGGACGTGTCAATCAAGAAGATGTAACAAGAGTGTCGCGTTTGCTATCGGGAAGCTCAGCACTACTGTTACAATTTGAAATTCCTATGTTTGCAGTAGTTGCAGCTGCACAAGTAGCAACAGAAGCAGGAGTAACCGTAATTCTCGATCCCGCACCCGCACAATCTGATGTACCAGATGAACTTTACCCCTTGGTTGATATTATTACTCCCAATGAAGTAGAAGCAGGACAACTAGTAGGTTTTCCTGTCTCTGGACAAGAGTCGGCGAAAAAGGCAGCTGCACAACTGTTAAAAAAGGGTGTGAAAAATGCGATCGTGAAATTAGGCGCACAAGGTGTAGTTTGTGCCACCTCTGATGAAACTTTCTTTGTGCCTGCGTTTCCAGTGCAGGCGGTAGATACTACCGCTGCTGGAGATGCGTTTAATGGTGGTTTAGCCGCTGCACTATCCCAAGGACTTTCTTTGCATCAAGCAGTGGTATGGGGTGCAGCAGCAGGTGCATTAGCTGCGACTAAACCAGGTGCACAACCTTCGCTTCCAGATAGGTTGGCGTTTGATGCCTTTCTTAAAGAAAAGAGAGTTGTTAGTGGTTAGTGGTTAGTTGGAAGAAGACAGCTATGCTGGAAGGGGCAAGGGGCATCGGAAAAACAAGAGGGGGAAGGGGAAAAGGGGGAAAGGTGAAAGGTTAATAAATTCCTTTACCCTTTACCCTTTAACCTTTACCCAATGCCCAATTTCCAATGCCCAATGCCCAATGCCTAATTTCCCATTTCCCAAATTACTTACCAATATCCTCATTCCACAATTCGGGGTTTTCCTCAATAAACTCACTCATCATTTTTTCGCATTCCTTAAGGTTTAAATCAATTACTTCCACACCGTGGGATACCATAAACTCTTTAGCACCGGAAAAGGTTCTAGATTCTCCGGCTATGACTTTTTTAATACCAAATTGCACTACTGCCCCAGCACATAAATAGCACGGCATTAGGGTTGA contains:
- a CDS encoding argininosuccinate synthase gives rise to the protein MGRAKKVVLAYSGGVDTSVCIPYLKHEWGVEEVITLAADLGQGDELEPVREKALKSGASESLVADVKETFVKDYAFPAIQANALYEGCYPLATALARPLIAKVLVETAEKYGADAIAHGCTGKGNDQVRFDVAVAALNPHLKILAPAREWGMSREQTIAYGEQFGIPAPVKKSSPYSIDRNLLGRSIEAGILEDPAVEPPEEIYLMTKAIAHAPDEPEYIEIGFTRGIPTSLNGEAKNSIELIEQINQVAGRHGVGRIDMIENRLVGIKSREIYESPAMVVLIQAHRDLESLTLTADVTHYKRGIEESYSQLIYNGLWYSPLKAALDAFIQKTQEQVSGTVRVKLFKGNAAIVGRRSENSLYTPDLATYGAEDQFDHKAAEGFIYVWGLPTRIWAQQGKR
- a CDS encoding DedA family protein; protein product: MSLEFISLENIQEIAHQYGYWAVFLGILLENLGIPIPGETVTLVGGFLAGSHELNYWLVLGDAIAGAVIGGIFGYWVGRIGGWSMLVRLGSLFRISETRLLNIKEQFSDNAAKAVFFGRFLALLRIFAAPLAGIAEMPFGKFCLYNLAGASTWASVMVTLAFFAGRIISLEQLVAWVSKFAIAALLIVVAIIAIPLWLEARQVNRTAGE
- a CDS encoding STAS domain-containing protein; amino-acid sequence: MTLISERQIILFKPQGRIDLQGGMALSEKMAGILPQKNQLWVIDLAEVDFMDSSGLVSLVQGLKAARQSGCRLVLCNVQASVRLILELTQLDSVFEIFHSYDDIHCIVNKSSLMLVG
- a CDS encoding Npun_F5560 family protein — its product is MSQTDTSTIQALSTEVSKLRQELQLRDQLVQQLSQELFRLVKGNTNFIPQPEVSERHQNELQALREQLQAVEQQVAFYQEQIASRDTEIYQLRQSVQELSDRSRMLEQVVQELPQIYRRKFEERMAPIREKVAMLQRENRQLQAELQSVSYRLALKTRTASHSGVDLPNFQRAASEESNISTVQNA
- the rpsF gene encoding 30S ribosomal protein S6 gives rise to the protein MQTGYETMYILRPDLGDEQVEQAISKYENLLREQGAENIQIQNRGKRRLAYEIKKHRDGIYIQMNYTGPGKMIAVLERAMRLSEEVIRYLTINQEVQQPKSTTEAA
- a CDS encoding fumarylacetoacetate hydrolase family protein, with the translated sequence MAQRYVRVQNLEGQIYYGLLQLSLKVQLLDAPPWLQGQPTDMILESDHYQILAPCAPSKIIAVGKNYAEHAAEMETEVPPEPLIFMKPPTSVIASLEEIQYPHQSQRVDYEGELALVIGDRAADCTPEEAQMKIWGYTIANDVTARDLQRKDGQWTRAKSFDTFCPLGPWIVRELSPGARLQTFLNESTTPVQSASIDQMVFSPDFLVSYISKVMTLLPGDVVLTGTPFGVGPLKIGDRVRVEIEGIGRLENTVVARD
- a CDS encoding Tic20 family protein → MAWRGSTTVQDRIFACLPYLLPLIGALGFGFSLFQQFPALRILFLPLEPILVIYSILGPYGELIIFFALFLLVVRNEKINHFIRFNTLQALLLNIIVYLCSILLRLVALPGLSFALQTVATTIFLGIVIAVVYSVIQSLLGRYAEIPAISNAVYTQLPR
- the glyA gene encoding serine hydroxymethyltransferase, whose translation is MSVTNSDFLASADPTVAGLINQELQRQRDHLELIASENFTSAAVLAAQGSVLTNKYAEGLPGKRYYGGCEFIDQIEQVAIDRAKQLFGAAHANVQPHSGAQANFAVFLSLLEPGDTIMGMDLSHGGHLTHGSPVNVSGKWFKVVHYGVSRETEQLDYDQVREQALRERPKLLICGYSAYPRVIDFEKFRSIADEVGAYLLADIAHIAGLVASGLHPNPISSCDVVTTTTHKTLRGPRGGLIMTRDPELGKKLDKAVFPGTQGGPLEHVIAAKAVAFGEALKPEFKTYSAQVIENARALAAQLQNRSFKLVSNGTDNHLMLVDLRSIGMTGKRADQLLGDVNITANKNTVPFDPESPFVTSGLRLGSPAVTTRGMGVAEFTEIGNIIADRLLNPDSESVAEDCRRRVAALCDRFPLYPHLVIPVPALA
- a CDS encoding competence/damage-inducible protein A; this translates as MSAEIICVGTELLLGNILNSNSQYLAIQLAKLGIPHYYQTVVGDNPQRLKHVMEIASQRSEILIFTGGLGPTPDDLTCESIADFFGVPLVERPEIIEDIARKYAQRRRQMTPSNRKQALIPQGAEILLNPTGTAPGIIWQPHPGLTIFTFPGVPSEMQRMWSETAVPYLQSLGWGKEIIYSRMLKFWGIPESALAEKVAAYLYLPNPTVAPYASKGEVKLRVSAKATSEAEAQELIAPVEKQLKEIAGLDYYGADDDTLASVVGQLLRELGETLSVAESCTGGGLGQMLTEISGSSDYFWGGVISYDNSVKVGLLGVNQEDLAEFGAVSATVAEQMAAGVRSRLGTSWGLSITGIAGPTGGTEAKPVGLVYIGLAAPDDKVESFEYRFGAGRSRSLVRHLSACTALDNLRRKLLTRSQ
- a CDS encoding DUF4278 domain-containing protein — its product is MHLSYRGTRYQSQANQLQTSDNNKEGNYRGNAYKIAKAIDAQAQKCSQLKYRGVNYKNCVG
- the rbsK gene encoding ribokinase produces the protein MTVIVFGSINIDLVATAPRLPLPGETLLGHHFFKAAGGKGANQAVALAKLGIPTQIVGRVGAQGFGTELINSLQAAGVQTENVFMDETISSGVAIITVYDAGENQIIVIPGANGRVNQEDVTRVSRLLSGSSALLLQFEIPMFAVVAAAQVATEAGVTVILDPAPAQSDVPDELYPLVDIITPNEVEAGQLVGFPVSGQESAKKAAAQLLKKGVKNAIVKLGAQGVVCATSDETFFVPAFPVQAVDTTAAGDAFNGGLAAALSQGLSLHQAVVWGAAAGALAATKPGAQPSLPDRLAFDAFLKEKRVVSG
- a CDS encoding nucleoside deaminase; the encoded protein is MDVFMQAAIEEAQQGRQEGGIPIGSVLVKDGKILGRGHNKRVQDGDPVTHAEIDCLRNAGRIGSYRGTTLYSTLMPCYLCAGAVVQFGIKKVIAGESRTFSGAKEFMVSHGVEVIDLNLKECEKMMSEFIEENPELWNEDIGK